A stretch of the Orcinus orca chromosome 1, mOrcOrc1.1, whole genome shotgun sequence genome encodes the following:
- the SELENON gene encoding selenoprotein N isoform X1 translates to MKAQREAGTRRDGKGDWGPGACRGGVWTDGLGDGMREPRRMWREQLPPPVWDASWVYNCSAQPPPPEQDSALKALGTEGLFLFSSLDTDGDMYLSPEEFKPIAEKLTGSTPSASYEEEDLPPDPSEETLTIEARFQPLLPESMTKSKDGFLGVSRLALSGLRNWTTAASPSAVFAARHFRPFLPPRGHAELGEPWWIIPSELSVFTGYLSNNRFYPPPPKGKEVIIHRLLSMFHPRPFVKTRFAPQGAVACLTATSDFYYTVMFRIHAEFQLSEPPDFPFWFSPGQFTGHIILSKDATHVRDFRLFVPNHRSLNVDMEWLYGASESSNMEVDIGYIPQMELEATGPSVPSVILDEDGNMIDSRLPSGEPLQFVFEEITWQQELSWEEAARRLEVAMYPFKKVTYLPFTKAFERAKAENKLVHSVLLWGALDDQSCUGSGRTLRETVLESSPILTLLNESFISTWSLVKELEDLQNNQENPSHQKLASLHLEKYSFPVEMMICLPNGTVVHHINANYFLDITSVKPEDIENNVFSFSSTFEDPSTATYMQFLKEGLRRGLPLLQA, encoded by the exons ATGAAGGCTCAGCGTGAAGCAGGGACCAGGAGGGATGGGAAGGGGGACTGGGGCCCTGGGGCGTGCAGAGGTGGCGTTTGGACAGATGGGCTGGGAGATGGGATGAGAGAACCCAGGAGGATGTGGCGGGAGCAGCTCCCTCCGCCCGTTTGGGATGCCAGTTGGGTGTACAACTGCTCAGCCCAGCCACCTCCTCCCGAGCAGGACTCGGCGCTGAAAGCCCTGGGGACAGAAggcctcttcctcttttcctctctggacACTGACGGGGACATGTACCTCAGCCCCGAGGAGTTCAAGCCCATTGCTGAGAAGCTGACAG GGTCAACTCCTTCGGCCAGCTATGAGGAGGAGGATCTGCCCCCTGACCCCAGTGAGGAGACACTCACCATAGAAGCCCGTTTCCAGCCTCTGCTGCCAGAGTCCATGACCAAGAGCAAAGATGGGTTCCTAGGG GTCTCCCGCCTGGCCCTGTCCGGCCTCCGCAACTGGACGACCGCAGCCTCGCCAAGCGCGGTGTTTGCCGCCCGCCACTTCCGGCCCTTTCTTCCCCCTCGGGGCCACGCGGAGCTAGGCGAGCCCTGGTGGATCATCCCCAGTGAGCTGAGCGTCTTCACCGGCTATCTGTCCAACAACCGCTTCTACCCACCACCCCCCAAGGGCAAGGAG GTCATCATCCACCGGCTCCTGAGCATGTTCCACCCTCGGCCCTTCGTGAAGACCCGCTTTGCCCCTCAGGGGGCTGTCGCCTGCCTGACCGCCACCAGCGACTTCTACTACACCGTGATGTTCCG CATCCATGCAGAGTTCCAGCTCAGCGAGCCGCCCGACTTCCCCTTCTGGTTCTCACCCGGCCAGTTCACGGGCCACATCATCCTCTCCAAAGACGCCACCCACGTCCGTGACTTCCGGCTCTTCGTGCCCAACCACAG GTCTCTGAATGTGGACATGGAGTGGCTGTACGGGGCCAGCGAGAGCAGCAACATGGAGGTGGACATCGGCTACATACCCCAG ATGGAGCTGGAGGCCACGGGCCCCTCAGTGCCCTCTGTGATCCTGGACGAGGATGGCAACATGATCGACAGCCGCCTGCCCTCAGGGGAGCCCCTCCAGTTTGTGTTTGAGGAGATCACGTGGCAGCAGGAGCTGAGCTGGGAGGAGGCCGCCCGGCGCCTGGAGGTGGCCATGTACCCCTTCAAGAAG GTCACCTACCTGCCGTTCACCAAGGCCTTTGAGCGAGCCAAGGCCGAGAACAAGCTGGTGCACTCAGTCCTGCTGTGGGGGGCCCTGGACGACCAGTCCTGCTGAG GTTCAGGGCGGACTCTCCGGGAAACTGTCCTGGAAAGTTCGCCCATCCTCACCCTCCTCAACGAGAGCTTCATCAGCACCTGGTCCCTAGTGAAGGAACTGGAGGACCTGCAG AACAACCAGGAGAACCCATCCCACCAGAAGCTGGCCAGCCTGCACCTGGAGAAGTACAGCTTCCCCGTGGAGATGATGATCTGCCTGCCCAATGGCACCGTG GTCCACCACATCAACGCCAACTACTTCTTGGACATCACCTCTGTGAAGCCTGAGGACATCGAGAACAATGTCTTCAGCTTCTCATCCACCTTTGAAGACCCGTCCACAGCCACCTACATGCAGTTCCTGAAGGAGGGCCTCCGGCGCggcctgcccctcctccaggcctAG
- the SELENON gene encoding selenoprotein N isoform X3 translates to MKAQREAGTRRDGKGDWGPGACRGGVWTDGLGDGMREPRRMWREQLPPPVWDASWVYNCSAQPPPPEQDSALKALGTEGLFLFSSLDTDGDMYLSPEEFKPIAEKLTGSTPSASYEEEDLPPDPSEETLTIEARFQPLLPESMTKSKDGFLGVSRLALSGLRNWTTAASPSAVFAARHFRPFLPPRGHAELGEPWWIIPSELSVFTGYLSNNRFYPPPPKGKEVIIHRLLSMFHPRPFVKTRFAPQGAVACLTATSDFYYTVMFRIHAEFQLSEPPDFPFWFSPGQFTGHIILSKDATHVRDFRLFVPNHRSLNVDMEWLYGASESSNMEVDIGYIPQMELEATGPSVPSVILDEDGNMIDSRLPSGEPLQFVFEEITWQQELSWEEAARRLEVAMYPFKKVTYLPFTKAFERAKAENKLVHSVLLWGALDDQSCUGSGRTLRETVLESSPILTLLNESFISTWSLVKELEDLQVHHINANYFLDITSVKPEDIENNVFSFSSTFEDPSTATYMQFLKEGLRRGLPLLQA, encoded by the exons ATGAAGGCTCAGCGTGAAGCAGGGACCAGGAGGGATGGGAAGGGGGACTGGGGCCCTGGGGCGTGCAGAGGTGGCGTTTGGACAGATGGGCTGGGAGATGGGATGAGAGAACCCAGGAGGATGTGGCGGGAGCAGCTCCCTCCGCCCGTTTGGGATGCCAGTTGGGTGTACAACTGCTCAGCCCAGCCACCTCCTCCCGAGCAGGACTCGGCGCTGAAAGCCCTGGGGACAGAAggcctcttcctcttttcctctctggacACTGACGGGGACATGTACCTCAGCCCCGAGGAGTTCAAGCCCATTGCTGAGAAGCTGACAG GGTCAACTCCTTCGGCCAGCTATGAGGAGGAGGATCTGCCCCCTGACCCCAGTGAGGAGACACTCACCATAGAAGCCCGTTTCCAGCCTCTGCTGCCAGAGTCCATGACCAAGAGCAAAGATGGGTTCCTAGGG GTCTCCCGCCTGGCCCTGTCCGGCCTCCGCAACTGGACGACCGCAGCCTCGCCAAGCGCGGTGTTTGCCGCCCGCCACTTCCGGCCCTTTCTTCCCCCTCGGGGCCACGCGGAGCTAGGCGAGCCCTGGTGGATCATCCCCAGTGAGCTGAGCGTCTTCACCGGCTATCTGTCCAACAACCGCTTCTACCCACCACCCCCCAAGGGCAAGGAG GTCATCATCCACCGGCTCCTGAGCATGTTCCACCCTCGGCCCTTCGTGAAGACCCGCTTTGCCCCTCAGGGGGCTGTCGCCTGCCTGACCGCCACCAGCGACTTCTACTACACCGTGATGTTCCG CATCCATGCAGAGTTCCAGCTCAGCGAGCCGCCCGACTTCCCCTTCTGGTTCTCACCCGGCCAGTTCACGGGCCACATCATCCTCTCCAAAGACGCCACCCACGTCCGTGACTTCCGGCTCTTCGTGCCCAACCACAG GTCTCTGAATGTGGACATGGAGTGGCTGTACGGGGCCAGCGAGAGCAGCAACATGGAGGTGGACATCGGCTACATACCCCAG ATGGAGCTGGAGGCCACGGGCCCCTCAGTGCCCTCTGTGATCCTGGACGAGGATGGCAACATGATCGACAGCCGCCTGCCCTCAGGGGAGCCCCTCCAGTTTGTGTTTGAGGAGATCACGTGGCAGCAGGAGCTGAGCTGGGAGGAGGCCGCCCGGCGCCTGGAGGTGGCCATGTACCCCTTCAAGAAG GTCACCTACCTGCCGTTCACCAAGGCCTTTGAGCGAGCCAAGGCCGAGAACAAGCTGGTGCACTCAGTCCTGCTGTGGGGGGCCCTGGACGACCAGTCCTGCTGAG GTTCAGGGCGGACTCTCCGGGAAACTGTCCTGGAAAGTTCGCCCATCCTCACCCTCCTCAACGAGAGCTTCATCAGCACCTGGTCCCTAGTGAAGGAACTGGAGGACCTGCAG GTCCACCACATCAACGCCAACTACTTCTTGGACATCACCTCTGTGAAGCCTGAGGACATCGAGAACAATGTCTTCAGCTTCTCATCCACCTTTGAAGACCCGTCCACAGCCACCTACATGCAGTTCCTGAAGGAGGGCCTCCGGCGCggcctgcccctcctccaggcctAG
- the SELENON gene encoding selenoprotein N isoform X2, giving the protein MGRARPGECEPSSPGPTAPPAAPPRLTRALALLGALLAAAAAAAAARAFARHAEAQAAARQDSALKALGTEGLFLFSSLDTDGDMYLSPEEFKPIAEKLTGSTPSASYEEEDLPPDPSEETLTIEARFQPLLPESMTKSKDGFLGVSRLALSGLRNWTTAASPSAVFAARHFRPFLPPRGHAELGEPWWIIPSELSVFTGYLSNNRFYPPPPKGKEVIIHRLLSMFHPRPFVKTRFAPQGAVACLTATSDFYYTVMFRIHAEFQLSEPPDFPFWFSPGQFTGHIILSKDATHVRDFRLFVPNHRSLNVDMEWLYGASESSNMEVDIGYIPQMELEATGPSVPSVILDEDGNMIDSRLPSGEPLQFVFEEITWQQELSWEEAARRLEVAMYPFKKVTYLPFTKAFERAKAENKLVHSVLLWGALDDQSCUGSGRTLRETVLESSPILTLLNESFISTWSLVKELEDLQNNQENPSHQKLASLHLEKYSFPVEMMICLPNGTVVHHINANYFLDITSVKPEDIENNVFSFSSTFEDPSTATYMQFLKEGLRRGLPLLQA; this is encoded by the exons ATGGGCCGGGCCCGGCCGGGCGAGTGCGAGCCGTCCAGCCCCGGCCCCACCGCGCCGCCCGCGGCCCCGCCGCGCCTCACCCGCGCCCTGGCGCTGCTCGGAGCGctcctcgccgccgccgccgctgccgccgccgcccgggCCTTCGCTCGCCACGCCGAGGCCCAGGCGGCCGCGCGGCAG GACTCGGCGCTGAAAGCCCTGGGGACAGAAggcctcttcctcttttcctctctggacACTGACGGGGACATGTACCTCAGCCCCGAGGAGTTCAAGCCCATTGCTGAGAAGCTGACAG GGTCAACTCCTTCGGCCAGCTATGAGGAGGAGGATCTGCCCCCTGACCCCAGTGAGGAGACACTCACCATAGAAGCCCGTTTCCAGCCTCTGCTGCCAGAGTCCATGACCAAGAGCAAAGATGGGTTCCTAGGG GTCTCCCGCCTGGCCCTGTCCGGCCTCCGCAACTGGACGACCGCAGCCTCGCCAAGCGCGGTGTTTGCCGCCCGCCACTTCCGGCCCTTTCTTCCCCCTCGGGGCCACGCGGAGCTAGGCGAGCCCTGGTGGATCATCCCCAGTGAGCTGAGCGTCTTCACCGGCTATCTGTCCAACAACCGCTTCTACCCACCACCCCCCAAGGGCAAGGAG GTCATCATCCACCGGCTCCTGAGCATGTTCCACCCTCGGCCCTTCGTGAAGACCCGCTTTGCCCCTCAGGGGGCTGTCGCCTGCCTGACCGCCACCAGCGACTTCTACTACACCGTGATGTTCCG CATCCATGCAGAGTTCCAGCTCAGCGAGCCGCCCGACTTCCCCTTCTGGTTCTCACCCGGCCAGTTCACGGGCCACATCATCCTCTCCAAAGACGCCACCCACGTCCGTGACTTCCGGCTCTTCGTGCCCAACCACAG GTCTCTGAATGTGGACATGGAGTGGCTGTACGGGGCCAGCGAGAGCAGCAACATGGAGGTGGACATCGGCTACATACCCCAG ATGGAGCTGGAGGCCACGGGCCCCTCAGTGCCCTCTGTGATCCTGGACGAGGATGGCAACATGATCGACAGCCGCCTGCCCTCAGGGGAGCCCCTCCAGTTTGTGTTTGAGGAGATCACGTGGCAGCAGGAGCTGAGCTGGGAGGAGGCCGCCCGGCGCCTGGAGGTGGCCATGTACCCCTTCAAGAAG GTCACCTACCTGCCGTTCACCAAGGCCTTTGAGCGAGCCAAGGCCGAGAACAAGCTGGTGCACTCAGTCCTGCTGTGGGGGGCCCTGGACGACCAGTCCTGCTGAG GTTCAGGGCGGACTCTCCGGGAAACTGTCCTGGAAAGTTCGCCCATCCTCACCCTCCTCAACGAGAGCTTCATCAGCACCTGGTCCCTAGTGAAGGAACTGGAGGACCTGCAG AACAACCAGGAGAACCCATCCCACCAGAAGCTGGCCAGCCTGCACCTGGAGAAGTACAGCTTCCCCGTGGAGATGATGATCTGCCTGCCCAATGGCACCGTG GTCCACCACATCAACGCCAACTACTTCTTGGACATCACCTCTGTGAAGCCTGAGGACATCGAGAACAATGTCTTCAGCTTCTCATCCACCTTTGAAGACCCGTCCACAGCCACCTACATGCAGTTCCTGAAGGAGGGCCTCCGGCGCggcctgcccctcctccaggcctAG